GCACCTTTGAAGTCCTCTCTCATCCCAAGAGGAGGACTCTGCCACCTCAATACTCCCATGGCACTTTCTTTGTACCTCTCATAGAATGTATCGTGGCCTATCTTGTATTTATTAAGTATAAAACAGaaagcaatatgcatttattgaGAACCAGCTGTGCATCAGGCACTATACCAGGTGTCtggggttcattcattcatttattcactaattagttcatttaacaaatatttattgagcgtttACAACATGCCGGGCAATGATCAaggccaggggttggcaaactatggtccacaggccaaatttggcccacCACCTGttattgcaaataaagttttattggaactcagccATGCTCAATTGTTTACAcatttctgtggctgctttcatgctataacgtgagtagttgtaacagagaccatatggcctgcaaagcataaaatatttattttctggccttttacagaagaagtttggtGCCCCTTTGTCTGGGCAGCAGGGATGAACAtgaacaaagcaaacaaaaacccccAGCCTCTTGGATGGAGCTTACGTTCCGCTGGGGATGGGGCGGGAGAGGCAACGTGGACAAACCAAACGCTAGGTCGGGCGTTTACTGTGTTCAATGGTGATGAGCACTATGGAGAAAATAGAGCAGGGAGAGGACATGAGGAGCGCTGGCCGGGAGGGGTGAGGACTGCAGTGAAAAATCGGGTGACAGAGAGTCCTGACTGAGAAGCTGGCATtcgagcaaagacctgaaggaggtgagggagcaggcCATGCGGACGTGGCAGGGAAGAGCAGCCGGGCAGAGCAGCAGATGAGGGCCGCGCTGGAGTAGTAACAGCAGGTAATCCCGTCTTGAGCACCAGGTGCCAGGCCCTTTCCGGTGCCTTCCATTCATAATCTTTTGTAATTACTTAAAAGTCATCATCTCACTACACACTTAATCTTACAAGAGAATGATCTGAATGTACTTCTATCACTAATATTTATACAGAACTTTCAGTTTACAAAGTTGTTTGCTTGCTCTTCGCAACATTTCAAGGAGATTCCTGCCCCCACTGGAGTAGAGCCAAGGACCAGAAAGGTCAAGTGCCTTCcacaagtcacacagccagtaagcgCTGGAGCTGGAGAGCAAAACCAGGTCTGTTTGGATCCAGATGCATACTCCTCTCTCGAAGCCACCAGCTTTGGAGGCCATGAGCCCCACCTCTGTCCACAACACCTCATCCAGCCTGCACCAAGGAGAAAAGGCAAAGGCTTGTTAGAAGGAACTCAATTCCCATCAACCTGCCGAATGAGTGTAACGAGAGAAACAGCTGAGCCACAGCCAGAACTCACAGGCATGCGATGGTGCCCTCCACCCTGGGCCCCTACACTGTGCCCCAGACTTCTGGCCGTGCCCGGTGCTCTGCAGAGCTAACCCGGAGCAGGTGCTTGGAAAGGAGTTGTCGTTCAACAGGTTACTATTGCTGAGGTTTTGCTTTGTTGCATTTTTAGCAGGGCATTCTTAAGAATTGAGAGAATTATTTAGAAAGacattaattcagcaaatagGTGTTGTGATTTACTGTGTGCAAAATCTTTTTACATGGTAAACAGATTTACTGTGGTGGGGCTAGAGATGAGCAGGACCCGGGCCCTCCCCTCTGGGAGCTCCCAGTCTGTGGGGGTGAAGAGACAAACTCTGTGTGTGCTACATgccctactgcatgccaggcactgtgccagccaGGGCACTTTCattgataataataatcatcataataGTAAACCTTACTGAACCCTGACCAcgtaccaggcactatgctgagcCCTTTCTGTGGGCATCCTCCGTGCATCTTCATCCAGGCTCCATGGGGGGGGGTTCACTACAATTTTAAGGATGAGGCATGTGAGCCTCAGGGAGGTGGAGCATCTCACCCCCAGGCACACAGTCAGTGGGTGACGGAGTGAGGATCTGCACTCAGGTCTGTTTGCCCACCACCCGGACACACTTAGCTGTAACACCCCTCAAAGAGCAAACGGCCAGATGAGCGACTCGGACAAAATTCAGAGAGGAGTGGAGTCCCCACCAATGGGAGCTTCAAGAAAGCATTCCTAATGAGGGGCCTCAGGAGTGGACCTGCAGAGAGAAGGGACCCAGCCAAACAGAAAGGGTCTCTTTGGGTGACTGCTCCCACAACTTTGATTACGGGTCAAGACACATTTGAGACAAATAAGTTGCCACTGGCGGCTGTGAGTGTGGAGATCAGGCTGTGCCCACAGAGACCTGGAGACGAATCCTCTCTCCCGCTTCCACTGGTTGTGTTGAAAATGGACGAGCTCACCAACCTTTCCAAGCCCTGgttgcctcatctgtaagatgagcaTAACAGTGATATTTATACGTCACGGGGAAATTCTAAGGATTTAATCAGACAGGGATGTGAAGTGTCTAATATGGTCCCTGGCACATAGCGAGGGCTCACGCTACGAATGTgaacaatgatgatgataatgatgttCGGTGGCTACACTCTTCAATGCTGAGGAATCTTGAGAAGAAGAGAGGCCCATCTTCCGAGTCCCCTTCCATCTCTAATTATCCTAGACTTAGACAGTGAACGAATGAACAGGTGGTGCGCTCTGTGACCAAGGAGAAGAAGCGCCTGAAGACGGAAGGGGACGGGCGTCCCACACGGCAGCGGGAGTGGGGAGTCCTTCAGAACCCGGGGTGGCAGCAGAATGACGGTTCTTTCCTTATGATGAGGGAGCCATGGGGTCCCCAGAGTCAGAATGGGTTGACGGATGAGCTGGATGCTTCAATTACATCTCTCACTGAATCTTCCCAACGCTCCTCCGTGCTGGTACTATGATTTCCGTGTTACTGATGAAGAAATGCGGGAGCAAccggcccaaggtcacacagctgggaagcagcCAGGCAGGACTCCACGTCAAGGCGGCCCTCCCACCTCCAGTCCAGCCTGTCTGGGCCAATCTGGGCCAATGGGGCCGGAGGCGGGGGAGGGACGGGCTCAGGAGTCCATCGGGTGGACTGTCCCCATGGCTTTCCAgatctgtcccctcctctcccaccctctgccccagtCTGGGCCATTGCAGGTGCCCCCTATCCGGCCtctctcctcatttcttcctccaaTCTGAGTTCACACCTCACTCAGGCAAAGAAACACAGTGGACCCTGTTCTTCCCTGGCGTAAAACCCTTCTGTTGCCCGCAGGCCTGCTCCCCACACTGGTCAGTGTCCTCAGCAGAGGAGGACGCTGTCTTCCTGGAGCgataattaaacttttttttcaaattataacaATTACGCGCTGCAGAGTGGAATGCAAAATGTCCAGGGATTTTTCCAGAAGAGGAGTTGTTTTGGGCTAAGCCTCAGAATggatgtgtgtgttttggggcgGGGAGGGAGTATCATTCTTCATGGGAGATGTTTCACTGGCCTCAACAATGAAGAGAAACTCGCAGCCTGGGTGTGCGCTGTGCTCCAGCCAGAACTATCTTGATGCCCTCTTCTTTACATTGCGCCTGCCTGCCCCTCTTTCAGCCTGGGAAGCTCCTAGTAATCCTTTAAGGCTCAATTCCACGtcccctcctccaagaagccctccgTGATCCCACCGCCATGTCCTTGCAGTGCTGCTCCCTCGGCGTCTTGCTCTCCCTCTTCACAGCTTCTCAACACAGGCTGCTGGGACCGCCACTTTAAGAGGCAGCCTCTCCAGGAGCCTATGGGCCACTTGAGGTCAGGGAGTTCACCATGAACGCTGCcttcacttgttcattcaacaCACACCCGGagcccctctctgtgccaggccatGGGCTCTGGATTCAGGGATGACTCAGTGTGTCCTCAGAGGAGCTCTAGCCTGAGGTGGGACAaaccatccattcatttattgcttgatatattaaaacaaacaaaagcaaaaccctTTGCTGATCCCCAAATGGGCCAGGCTCTCCGCTCAGGACTCAGGATATGAAAAAGAGCAAAACCTGTGCCTGCCCCCAAGGGCCTCCCAGTCTGGCCAGTGGCCAGTGGCCACCACTAAGTGCGTGCTGTGTCCCCAAGGCTGTGGGGCACCAAGGCTGGCCCGgggttcttttcttttgatttgtttttggggacaatgaaagaatgaatgaatggatttttttctgggtttttttttttttctgtcttaggGAACTTGTGGGGTTTTAAGCATGAATGAACTCTGTAAATCAAGGCAACCAATAAATGGCTGATCAACTGATTGACTGAAATGTCACACAGGGAGTTGCTAGCAGGACAGGGCTAGATTCTGGGACTCCCCCACCCTGGACTCTCTCACTGGGGAGCCAGTCCACTCTGACCACGGCCGAGAGAGAGCCTGCTCAAGCCAGCTCCAGGCTGCAGAGCCTCCTGCAAACCCGCAGTAAAACACAGCCGCGGCTGGGCCTGCCTCCCAAGGGGGCCGTGAGCATTAATTAGTTGCCATTGGTAAAGTGCTTTGACGATATGGGGGTGTATAAACACGGCAAGTCATTAGGCCTCTCCACACCACGATGCTCTACAGCCTGGGAACTGCTAATTGAGAAATAATTAACACCTCAGGGTGCAGAGGCCCGACGCCTGGCTTTTCCAGGATTGGAGGGGATGTAATAACGTGcatggggagcagggagaaatATAAGGCTACTTTGGATCCCGAAATATACTGAAGATTATTCACCTCCGGCCGCCAGAGAGGAGCTCCAGTAAACCTTCCACCCTGCGCACCTTGGGGAAAGCCCCACCGCGGGCCTGGGCTGCAGAGGCCCGGGGGCACTCAGGGCAGAGAGCTCAGgtccagcccagctctgctcgGCCTCCTAGCTGGTGGGCACATGCCCATCGTGGGGTCCACCCAAGCTGTATTTTCCTCAACTGTAAGATGATGACATGGGtctccgccccgccccccgcccctgcccggTTGTCTGATGCCTGTCCTCTAGCCCAGCCAATCTAGCTCAGGCTGCGCATTAGGATCATCTGGGGGATTCTGGAGTAGGTGCGCAGGCCCACCCCAGATTGCTGACGAGCACCtccaggctggagctggggcacaCGTGATTCCAGCAcagtcaaggttgagaaccactgctttggcCTGTGTGTCAGCCCTGTGTTGGGAGCAGTGGGAAATGAAGACGCAAATCCTACCACGCTCCAGGCTTCCCTCACTCCTCACACCCGCTCATCATTTCCTGATTCTGTGCCTGTGAGTGTCCTGGTCCCTCAGCCTGGACATTCCACTCCTCTTGCACTGCCATCCTTGTCCTGGCAAACCCCACTTGTTCTTCAGGCTCCACACAAAACTCACCTCCTCAGTGAAGCCTTCCTTTCCAAGTGCTCCCATGGGACTTTCTCAGCCCCGTCACACTGCTGATCACAGCGCATTGTTCCCGGCAGATCTTGGTGGGCTGAGAGCTTTCTGGAGCCAGTGTCAGAAGCACCAGTGTCTTGCATCAGGTCTGGTACATTTTAGGCCCTCAGTAAACTACAGCTGTTATTAGTGGGGTAGCGTTACATGATACGcagctcccacctcagggctttCGCACTCGTTGTTCCCTGTGTCTGGAACTCCAGATATCTGCAAGGCTCTCTCAgtctccttcaggtctttgccaAGATGTCACCTGCTCGATGAGGCTTTCCCTGATTGTCCTATATTAAATAGCAACCTCTCAATCTCCAACCATTCCCTTCCCTGATTAATTTTCCTCCATAGTGTTTAACACCATCTAACTGATGGATACCGTTTTTATTCAAAACGTTGACATTTTGTTCATCGCgtattttttttgcattttttaaaaacttaattgcATCATTAAAATACTACCTATCCTGATTACTGGGTTCTTTGCCCCCACCCCTTAAGTTTCACTGTATTGGTTTATTCACTGTCTCCTCTCACTAGAATGCAAGCTACATTGAAAGCAGAGAATTtcgtttgttttgttcactgttccCAGTTTTTACAACAGTGACTGGTACATGGCTactgttcaaaaaatattttgtggggctgggctggtggcgcagcggttaagtgtgcacattctgctttcgtagcccagggttcgccggttcggatcctgggtgcggacatggcaccgcttggcacatcatgctgaggtaggcgtcccacatataaagtagaggaagatgggcacagatgttagctcagggccagtcttcctcagcaaaaagaagaagattggcagcagttagctcagggctaatcttccccccctccaaaaaaaatttGTGAATCAAAGTTTGCTTTAGTATCTTAAAGACTGTCTTAGGCTTTGTAATATAGGTGCCTTTTTCCAACTATTTAAAGTCATTAAAATCGAAACCCTGTAAAATATGGTAGATTGGACACTGCATTGCCCACTGTTGCCATGGTTACACATCTCCCGCCGCGCGCCTGCAGAGAGTGGGGCGGGCTCTGGCAGCCCGGGTAACGCCAGGCTGAGAACCTCGGCTTTGACCATAGAGTTACACCTCCGCGAATCCTAGAGGGCACTTCCGGAACGGCGCTCTCCTCGTCGCCGCCCAGGCCAATCTACAGTCCTGCGGGGAGCGGGCTCCCTCTCTTCCGCCTAGCTTCCGGAAAGCCTCTCGCGTGCGGCTggagcggggcggggccggcccccgCGAGCGCGGCCTTGTGATTGGCGAGAAGGGCAGGGGGCGGGCTCGGCCCTGGCGCAGGCGCGCTGGCCTGGCGCGGCGGTCCGGGGGGTCTCTTGGGCTGGTGCTGCGGGGACTGCGCCTGGTGAGCGTGGGTGACGGCGAGGGCGGAGGGACGGGCTGGGGACGGGGAGTGAGGAGAGGGCTGGCCTCTGGGCGCGGAGACCTAGGACCTTGGCTTCCGCTTTCCCACGTGCATCCTGTCCTTGGATCGGGGCGGGGTCACAGTCGCAGAAACTCTTGGCTAACAGTTTCGTCCGTGGTAAAACGAGGGAGGACTGCCTTGTCTACCTCGGGTCGTTGTGAGTGTCACGGTGTTCCTggaagggccagccctggaaagGCCTTCAGGGATCACCTGGTGACTGAGCCCACCTTCCCATTTTACGTGTGGGAAAACTGAGGTCGGGAAAGAGGAGTCAAATATTTGACCAGGGTCGCCCACCCAGTGAAGGCGGAGCCAGTTCTCAGAACCAGGTCTGGGGTTGCACAGCTGTTTTATGCAGCACGGCCCTTGATGGAAACTTCGTGGGAATTGGAGGCGGGGCCCTTGCCTTGCAGGTGTGGCCCTGCGTTCATCCCTGCTGTGTCGTTTGTGTCAAGTGCCCCcatgtctctgagcctccctcTTCTGTAAGTTGggcatgatgatgatgataatcgCAAACACTTGTCGACTTACTGTACCAGGCATGTTGTGAGCACTGCAGGCTCAGCTCTCCTGATTGGTTTGCGGCCGTTGTGAGTCAGAACCTTGAAAAGGGCCTGTGCTGGAAGGAGAGTGGGTGCTctgtaaaaatttattgaatgattgGGTGACTCAGAGGCTCTTTGCCAGAGCCTGAGGTGCAGGACACGTTAGTTACTGTATTGCTTTCAAGGTGTTGTCTCAATAACCTGGAACAACTGAGATAATAGTACTTATTCTCTAGTGTGTAAACTGACGGGTCTGGGGACGGGCACACATTGGGAATTGGGGCAGAGGGCCTAAGGCTCTTATTTGAATTATCCGGATAGTTATCCCATTGCACCCCTCCactttgctctttctttcctaatataTTTGATCAACAAACGTTACTAATAATAGCCTCAATATTAGACATTGTGCTGGGCCCTGGAATCTAAAAATATAGGAAACCTCATGAACTCCTAGCTTTATGGAGGAACACGACATCAGACATCCTTCACTCCCAATGTCTGGCCGCAGCAgtttctcaaaaacatttttgaaaattagtcCCCAGTGCAGTAAACTATAAAGGGGTGTGTGCAgggggagcacagagaaggaagtgaCCATCTCTGTCAGGGGTTGGAGGCAGCTTCTTGCAGTACGTGAGCCCTGAGTGGTGAATTGGAGTTCCTGTGGGGAATGTGGCCTATTCTGGGAATGATGAGCAATTTGGGGCACATTCTGGGAGTGGTAGGataagaagctggaagaggtgtGTTGGGATCAAAATATGAAGAGGCTTTAGTACCATTTTGAGAGAATTATGATGAGGAGCCATTAATGGGTTATAAGCAGGGGAGCAATTGATTCAACTATCTTTTTAATTGTAATATGAAGACTGGACAGACAGGGGTCAAGAGTCATTCAGGTCATTCAttgacagacatttattgagtgtccactGTGTCCAGGCACCATGATGGATGCTGTGGATATAACCTGGAATAAGAGACATAGTTACTGCCCACCTGGACTTTACAGTCTAAATCAGAGTAAACAGTTAGCTCCCACAGTGGTTTTCCCAGTGTGGGCCCtgtgtggaccagcagcattggcatcagctgggaacttgttagaaatacaagtTCTTTGCCCACGCTCCACACCTACTGAATCAAACTCTGGGAGTGAGGCCCCACAATcagtgttttaacaagccctccaggtgattcagGTGCTCGCTTAAATTTCAGAACCCCTGGGCTACTGTAATGTGGCAGGCAGTACTTAGGGACCAACCCAAGGTTGAGGCAGTAAAGGCCAGAAAGGAGAGGGTGGGCTTGAGAGAAATCTTGGAGACAGAGTCATTTGCATTAGGGGGAGTCAAGGATGAAGGAGTTTCAGGCTTGGGCCACTGGCCTGAGGAGGGACCTCAAGTGATGGAGCCAGGTGTGAACCACATGtgcctggcctccaggactgtacTTTTCTGTGCAGTCACACTAGGGCCCTGTGGCAGTGCCTGCCAAGCTTTTTCAGGTCGTAGGCCACGTgggaaatgataatatttgtacAGTGCAGGGGGTAATGGATGCAGCCACGTGAGGTTGGAGGGGCCCAGCTGGAGGACTTGAGGCTGCAGAGAGCTGGAGTCACCACCTGGGGGAGCCCAGCttcccagagctgggaggagtCAGTAACCCGCTCTCGGCTGCTGCGGGGGAGCTTTGCAGAAGAGTAGAGGCGCTCACTAAATTTGGCAATATAAGTCAAGAACCTTGAAAGAGTTCATACCCTTTGACTCGGTAATTCCATTCCTGAAAATCTCTCCCAAATATAtaaccaaaaaaacagaaaaagacaggaaaaaagccTTCTGTTCATTATAGATTATGTGTAAGAGAAAACTGACTATTCTCTGGTAGTAGAAGAATCGTTTTTGATATAGTCAGTCCATCAGTGGAATGCTGTACTGCCCTCAGGAATGTGTGACTTTAATAAAATCGTAGAGAAACACACGTGCTCATTCACTAGACAGTGCCTGGCAGGCCCCTGCCATGTGCTGAGTGGAGAGCGGGTTACATGTGGTCCTGGCCTGCACCAAGCTGACTGCCTGGGGAAGACAGGCCGCCATGTGGGCAGTGACTCCAAAGAGCGACTGGTGTTTGATAGGGCCTCAGCGGGCTGCTGCAGGAGAAGCTGGTCTCAGGGGATGGAAGTGGGACAAGGAAGCCATTCTAGAGGACGGGATGGTAAtcctgaggcctggggaggaacTGATGTTGGTACGCAAAAGGGACAGCGTGTTTAAGAGTGAGTGTGGCACACAGGAGGGCGATTGGTGAGACAGGACCAGGGGGGCTGGCAGCCAGCTCACCTGAGGTGGTGTGCACCGTGAAGGAGAAAAACTTAGACCTGATTCTAAGGGTAGCAGGAAGCTGTTAGAGGACTTTAGGCAAGAAAAACTGTTACTGTGCAAGTTTTGGAAGTGTCCCCTGTGGCTGCAgcgtggagaatggattggaggagGATAGGGATGGAAGCTGGGAGCCTAGTGAGGAGGCTGTTGGAATAGCCCAGGTGAGTGTGCTGGTGGCCTGGAGCCGGGCGGAAGCTgtggaggggggagaggggacagaATGAACAGCACATGAAGCGGGAATGACAGACAGGGCCCAGAGGGTTGTGAATGTGGGCAGAGTGGGTGAAGCCGGGTTTCTGCTTTGGGCCAAGGGTGGCTGGCAGTCCCTTGCCGAGGGATCCCAGCCCCAGAGGGGGAGCGGGTTTGCAGGGAAGATGCTGAGTTCCTCCTGGGGTGCCGAGTTGGAATTCCGTGCAGTGTGTTCTCCAGGAGGCAGCTGCAGAGGCAGGTCTGAAGCTCGAGAGACACGTACAGACTGGAGATGTTGATTCCAAGTCATCAGCACGGGGCCTGACCAGGGAGCGTGTGCTGTGAGGAGGGAAGAGGCGCAGGACATTTAAGGCGGGATGTGGGCAAAGGACAGGGCTGGCCAAAGAGACAGCAGCGGTTGTCTCCAGCCAAGGAATTATagttgatttccttttcttttctttcttccttctctctcttttttttttttttttttgctgaaggagatttgccctgagctaacatctgttgccaatattcctctttttgcttgaggaagattcgccccgagctaacatgtgtgccaacctttttctgttttgtatgtatgtgggatgcctccacagcttgACTGATGaatggtgcaggtctgtgcccaggatccaaacccatgaacccgggctgccaaaacggagcatgccaaacttaaccactaggcagtggggccagcccctgttttccttttcttttttgtttctgttttttccagttttctataACAATAGCGAACATTGATTGAGCTCATAGAATgggccaggtactattctaataACTTTTTATAACTCTTCTAACTTCCTACAATAAACCTACAAAGGAGGTCCTGTGGTGTTACCATCGTGCGGATGAAGAAACCAAGCACACGTGCTGAGCTCCACGGGGTCAGTCAGCAGGAAGCCCACCTGGAATCCTGGCTGCCCGGTTCCAGAGTCTGAGCAGTCACCATGTGCAGCGTCCCCCGCAGTGCGCTGTTATGTTTGTATAAATGGGGAAAtagtgatttgttttttaatggcaGTAAGAGCTAAGAGAAGTAATCCTTTGATCTGCTAGGATATTAGAAATGAGAGGATTTGCGTCTGCAAAACCAGGGGCTGTCTTAGAAGCTTGTTGGAGACCAGACCAAGCTGGCTGCCTCATGGTTTCGGAACACAGTTAACACTTATTTCCGCACGACTCATTTCTCTCCAGGCACCAGCGTGTCCCTGTGCCAGGGTGTCATGGAAGGGCTGCTGACAAGATGCAGAGCACTGGCCGCCTGCAGCCGCCAGCTCTCTGGGTCCATTCCCTGCAGGTTTCACCACTGTGCCCCAGGGAGAGGGAAGCGCTTGGTGCTCTCCCGCATGTTCCAGCCACAGAACCTTCGAGAAGACCAGGTGCCCTCCCTGGAGGGTGGATCTGGCGACCTGACCTGTAAGAGCCAGCGGCTCATGCtgcaggtgggcctcatccacCCAGCAAGCCCCGGCTGTTACCACCTCCTGCCGTACACTGTCCGTGCTCTGGAGAAGCTTGTGCGAGTGATAGACCAGGAGATGCGGGCCATCGGGGGCCAGAAGGTCAGCATGCCTAGCCTCAGCCCGGCAGAGCTCTGGCGAGCCACCAACCGCTGGGACTTGATGGGCAAGGAGCTGCTGAGACTTAGGGACAGACACGGCAAGGAATACTGCTTAGGACCAACTCACGAGGAAGCCGTTACAGCCCTGGTCGCCTCCCAGAAGACACTGTCCTACAAGCAGCTTCCCTTCCTGCTGTACCAGGTGACGAGGAAGTTTCGGGATGAGCCCAGGCCCCGCTTTGGTCTTCTCCGCGGACGAGAGTTCTACATGAAGGACATGTACACCTTCGACTCCTCCCCAGAGGCCGCCCGGCAGACCTACGGCCTGGTGTGTGATGCCTACAGCAGCCTGTTTGCCAGGCTGGGGCTGCCGTGTGTCAAAGTCCAGGCCGGCGTGGGCAGCATCGGGGGCACGACGTCGCACGAGTTCCAGCTGCCAGCGGATGTTGGAGAGGACCAGTTTGCAGTCTGCCCCAGCTGCAGCTTCTCGGCCAACGTGGAGACACTAGACTTGTCACAGACAAACTGCCCTGCTTGCCAGGGACCGCTGACGGAAACCAAAGGCATTGAGGTGGGGCACACGTTTTACCTGGGCACCAAGTACTCTTCCGTTTTCAATGCCCAGTTTACCAACGTCCACGGCAAGCCATCCCTGGCTGAAATGGGGTGCTATGGCTTGGGTGTGACCCGGATCTTGGCTGCTGCCATTGAAGTTCTCTCTACAGAAGACTGCCTTCGCTGGCCCGGCCTCCTGGCCCCTTACCAAGTCTGCCTCATCCCCCCCAAGAAGGGCAGTAAGGAGGAGGTGGCCGCAGAGCTCGCGGGGCACCTATACGACCACATCACAGAGGTGGTGCCGCAGCTTCGCGGGGAGGTCCTGCTGGATGACAGGACCCATCTGACCATTGGAAACAGACTGAAAGACGCCAACAAGTTTGGCTACCCCTTCGTGATCATCGCTGGCAAGAGGGCCCTGGAGGCCCCTGCACATTATGAGGTTTGGTGCCAGAACACTGGAGAGgtggtcttcctcaccaaagaagggGTCGTGGGATTACTGAGCCAAGTGCAGGTTGTCTGAACCCGGGCCTGTCTCACAGCCGTGCCGTCCATTCCAACACCGTCTCTTCCTGCACTCCTTTCCCAGGCTGGTCTCCCCAGAAATGCGGCGGCCCAGGGAAGTTGAGACCGtgttatatttatgtttatattccaTTGTGGAAGCTGCTTTTAGGAGGCAGAGAGGCAAGAAAGAGCCGAGTTCTCATCATGCCCTTAGGCAAGTTGCCTTTCTCGTCTCAGTTGAGTCCTGGCTGATGGCCGAGGCCCTCCGGCTCTGGCTATCCAGCC
This genomic interval from Equus quagga isolate Etosha38 chromosome 5, UCLA_HA_Equagga_1.0, whole genome shotgun sequence contains the following:
- the PARS2 gene encoding probable proline--tRNA ligase, mitochondrial produces the protein MEGLLTRCRALAACSRQLSGSIPCRFHHCAPGRGKRLVLSRMFQPQNLREDQVPSLEGGSGDLTCKSQRLMLQVGLIHPASPGCYHLLPYTVRALEKLVRVIDQEMRAIGGQKVSMPSLSPAELWRATNRWDLMGKELLRLRDRHGKEYCLGPTHEEAVTALVASQKTLSYKQLPFLLYQVTRKFRDEPRPRFGLLRGREFYMKDMYTFDSSPEAARQTYGLVCDAYSSLFARLGLPCVKVQAGVGSIGGTTSHEFQLPADVGEDQFAVCPSCSFSANVETLDLSQTNCPACQGPLTETKGIEVGHTFYLGTKYSSVFNAQFTNVHGKPSLAEMGCYGLGVTRILAAAIEVLSTEDCLRWPGLLAPYQVCLIPPKKGSKEEVAAELAGHLYDHITEVVPQLRGEVLLDDRTHLTIGNRLKDANKFGYPFVIIAGKRALEAPAHYEVWCQNTGEVVFLTKEGVVGLLSQVQVV